In one window of Brassica rapa cultivar Chiifu-401-42 chromosome A07, CAAS_Brap_v3.01, whole genome shotgun sequence DNA:
- the LOC103830255 gene encoding uncharacterized protein LOC103830255: protein MESAKSNINGHQNVIVMRHGDRMDRFEPLWASTAERPWDPPLIHHGKVRAFQTGQRISSQVSFPVHRVFVSPFLRCIQTAVEVVAALSAVSSIDNSKLKVAIEFGLCEILNSLAIKSNVAPKDGKFDFNISDLEAMFPEGTVDHNVDMVYKELPQWGESAEGFRERYVNTLKVLAQKYPSENLLLITHRGGVSTILYKYLKDATKRLVDYCGCVDLRRQDGFGESVDFEVVTSHGVSFREHNVPIHDPVISQSPV from the exons atggAGTCTGCTAAATCAAACATCAATGGCCACCAAAATGTCATCGTGATGCGTCACGGCGATCGAATGGACCGTTTTGAGCCACTCTGGGCTTCGACCGCTGAAAGACCGTGGGACCCGCCGCTCATTCACCACGGTAAGGTTCGAGCCTTTCAAACCGGTCAAAGAATCAGTTCTCAGGTTTCGTTTCCAGTTCACCGTGTCTTTGTCTCTCCTTTCCTACGTTGCATCCAGACTGCTGTTGAAGTTGTCGCCGCTCTCTCCGCCGTCTCTTCCATTGATAACTCTAAGCTCAAG GTAGCTATAGAGTTTGGATTGTGCGAGATACTGAACTCATTGGCTATTAAGAGTAACGTTGCTCCCAAAGATGGGAAGTTTGATTTCAATATTTCAGATCTTGAAGCTATGTTTCCTGAAGGAACAGTGGACCATAATGTCGATATGGTTTATAAAGAG TTGCCACAATGGGGAGAATCTGCGGAAGGCTTCAGGGAACGATATGTTAATACATTGAAAGTTCTTGCACAGAAGTATCCTTCTGAGAACTTGCTCTTAATCACTCATC GGGGAGGAGTAAGTACTATACTTTACAAGTACTTAAAAGACGCAACCAAGCGCTTGGTAGATTATTGTGGTTGTGTTGACTTGAGAAGACAGGATGGGTTTGGTGAGTCTGTGGATTTCGAGGTGGTTACTAGTCATGGAGTGTCTTTCAGGGAACACAATGTCCCAATACATGACCCTGTAATAAGCCAATCTCCGGTTTAG